A DNA window from Maribellus comscasis contains the following coding sequences:
- a CDS encoding NUDIX hydrolase, with translation MSYYENQTKFLVSVDCVIFGYEEEQLKLLVYPRAFEPVKGSWSLMGGFVKQLESAEEAAYRVLQETTGLSNIFLEQVSAFSGTTRDPFERVISVVYFALIRINQSDEELIKSHGAKWWPVTSLPKLIFDHREMVERSMNILQQKAGSSLIGTELLQKKFTFMQLRKLYEAIYQREFDPGNFRKKILSLGVLEKLDQKNSTESKKGAYYYRLKPNLQVEVLDRIVKI, from the coding sequence ATGAGTTATTACGAAAATCAAACCAAATTTTTAGTGTCAGTTGATTGTGTCATTTTCGGTTACGAAGAAGAACAACTGAAATTGTTGGTTTACCCCCGTGCTTTTGAACCTGTAAAAGGTTCATGGTCGTTAATGGGGGGATTTGTAAAACAGCTTGAATCTGCTGAAGAAGCTGCATACAGAGTACTACAGGAAACAACTGGGTTAAGTAATATTTTTCTTGAACAGGTAAGTGCTTTCTCCGGAACTACCCGGGATCCCTTTGAAAGAGTAATTAGTGTGGTGTATTTTGCATTAATTCGAATCAATCAGTCAGATGAGGAACTGATAAAAAGTCACGGCGCAAAATGGTGGCCTGTCACAAGTCTTCCAAAATTAATTTTTGACCACCGGGAAATGGTTGAAAGATCGATGAATATTTTGCAGCAGAAAGCCGGATCAAGTTTAATCGGAACTGAGCTGTTGCAGAAGAAGTTTACTTTTATGCAGCTTCGAAAATTGTATGAAGCCATTTATCAGCGGGAATTTGATCCGGGGAATTTTAGAAAGAAGATTTTATCGCTGGGGGTACTTGAGAAATTAGATCAAAAGAATTCAACAGAATCAAAAAAAGGAGCATATTATTACCGGCTAAAACCAAATTTGCAAGTAGAAGTTTTAGATCGGATTGTTAAAATTTAA
- a CDS encoding sodium:solute symporter yields the protein MSTLDWIVLGLFFLGLVGVIIWVLKKKDKDTSDYFLAGRDATWIAIGASIFASNIGSEHLVGLAGAGAESGMAMAHWEMHGWVILMLGWLFVPFYARSKVFTMPEFLERRYNPEARSFLSIISIVSYVLTKVAVTVYAGGVVFKDVFNIDSISFWGYNVDFFWVSAIGLVVLTGLYTTFGGMKAVLYTSVLQTPILLIGSIAILILGLIKVGGWGELMEITRANVTVHGDSMASLMRSHNDPDFPWTGVILGSAIIGFWYWCTDQFIVQRVLSGRDMTQARRGAIFGAYLKLTPVFIFLIPGMIAYALNQKGLITLSSNDAAFSTLVTELLPIGFKGIVIGGILAALMSSLASLFNSSAMLFTIDFYQKYKPNASDRHYVVVGRIATVVIVILGIAWIPVMKGLGKVLYEYLQEVQSLLAPGIAAVFLLGILSKKTTPKAGFYGLVIGFVLGMTRLVINVFKGSVTEGTFMHNIFIDMNTYHYEGYIFALVIIAMIVISYFTKVKDASVIQGLTIGSATAEQRAEVRASWSKWDVINSAIIIAIILVFYSYFW from the coding sequence ATGAGTACACTGGACTGGATCGTTCTCGGGCTGTTTTTTTTAGGCCTGGTTGGAGTCATTATTTGGGTTCTTAAAAAGAAAGATAAGGATACTTCCGATTATTTTCTCGCAGGAAGAGACGCTACCTGGATTGCGATAGGTGCCTCAATTTTTGCATCAAATATCGGGTCAGAACACCTGGTGGGATTAGCCGGAGCCGGAGCTGAAAGCGGTATGGCTATGGCACACTGGGAGATGCATGGTTGGGTAATACTGATGCTGGGATGGTTGTTTGTGCCGTTTTATGCAAGAAGCAAAGTGTTTACCATGCCTGAATTTTTGGAGCGAAGGTATAATCCAGAGGCAAGATCTTTTCTTTCAATTATATCAATAGTAAGTTATGTACTTACAAAAGTTGCGGTTACCGTGTATGCCGGCGGAGTTGTGTTTAAAGATGTTTTTAATATCGATTCAATTAGCTTTTGGGGATATAATGTGGATTTTTTCTGGGTGAGTGCGATTGGATTAGTTGTATTAACCGGACTTTATACCACTTTTGGCGGGATGAAAGCGGTTCTTTATACATCGGTTTTACAAACGCCAATTTTGCTGATTGGTTCAATAGCCATATTGATTTTGGGTTTGATTAAGGTTGGTGGCTGGGGCGAACTGATGGAGATTACAAGAGCAAATGTTACAGTTCATGGGGACTCGATGGCAAGTTTGATGCGCTCACACAACGATCCTGATTTTCCGTGGACAGGTGTAATTCTTGGCTCAGCGATTATTGGTTTTTGGTATTGGTGTACCGACCAGTTTATTGTACAACGTGTACTTTCCGGTCGCGATATGACCCAAGCCAGAAGAGGAGCTATCTTTGGGGCTTATTTGAAATTAACACCGGTTTTTATCTTCTTAATTCCCGGAATGATTGCTTATGCATTAAACCAGAAAGGATTAATAACACTTAGTTCAAACGATGCAGCTTTTTCTACCTTGGTAACCGAATTACTTCCGATCGGATTTAAAGGAATTGTTATTGGAGGTATTCTGGCCGCTTTAATGAGTTCGCTGGCCTCGTTATTTAATTCATCGGCAATGTTATTTACCATCGATTTCTATCAGAAATATAAACCCAATGCCTCCGATCGGCATTACGTTGTTGTTGGAAGAATTGCCACCGTCGTTATTGTTATTCTCGGAATTGCCTGGATTCCGGTTATGAAAGGACTTGGGAAAGTATTGTATGAATATCTTCAGGAGGTGCAGTCGCTTCTGGCGCCGGGAATTGCGGCAGTTTTCCTGCTCGGTATCCTGTCAAAGAAAACTACACCCAAGGCCGGTTTTTACGGATTGGTTATCGGCTTTGTGTTGGGAATGACCCGCCTGGTTATAAATGTATTTAAAGGTTCGGTAACAGAAGGAACATTTATGCACAATATATTTATTGACATGAATACATATCATTACGAAGGATATATTTTTGCACTTGTTATTATTGCAATGATCGTGATCAGTTATTTTACAAAAGTAAAAGATGCGAGTGTGATTCAAGGCCTTACCATTGGCTCTGCAACCGCTGAACAGCGTGCTGAAGTCAGGGCAAGCTGGAGTAAATGGGATGTGATAAATTCAGCAATTATTATTGCAATTATTCTTGTATTCTACTCCTATTTCTGGTAA
- a CDS encoding metallophosphoesterase, giving the protein MYDIIGDVHGQASILKKLLLEIGYQKSGTGYVHPERKAVFVGDFINRGPEIKKTIRIIRSMVENGNALAVLGNHEINAIIYYLKFKTGDPLVKSSNKNFFALFKTISQFSGNADEFLDHLKWMRTLPLYLDMGDFRVVHACWSQPAIDFVKENIPAGKIKKSVFREIYRNSKSGIGKHIWTLSKGVDFTLPGDLKIISNKGVSPRTFRMRWWEKPQGKTFEEMSFESKFSLPDYTIPQQIIPENYVYPEDAPIVFFGHYCRGRGPHIVKSNICCVDSCVNGTKKLTAYRWNGEKTLNKENLVQVGR; this is encoded by the coding sequence ATGTATGATATAATCGGAGACGTACATGGGCAGGCATCGATCCTAAAAAAACTTTTACTGGAAATCGGGTATCAGAAGTCTGGTACGGGATACGTTCACCCTGAACGTAAAGCAGTTTTTGTAGGTGACTTTATTAACAGGGGGCCCGAAATAAAAAAAACAATCCGGATAATTCGCTCCATGGTAGAAAATGGAAATGCTTTGGCTGTGCTCGGAAATCATGAAATAAATGCCATAATATATTATCTGAAGTTTAAAACCGGCGATCCTTTGGTAAAATCTTCCAATAAAAATTTTTTCGCATTGTTTAAAACCATTAGTCAGTTTTCGGGAAATGCTGATGAGTTTCTGGACCACTTGAAATGGATGCGGACCTTGCCTTTATACCTGGATATGGGAGACTTTAGAGTTGTTCATGCGTGTTGGTCGCAGCCTGCAATTGACTTTGTTAAAGAGAATATTCCTGCCGGAAAGATAAAAAAGAGTGTTTTTCGTGAAATTTACCGGAATTCAAAATCAGGAATAGGTAAACATATTTGGACATTAAGCAAAGGTGTTGATTTTACTCTTCCCGGCGATCTGAAGATAATCAGCAATAAAGGAGTGTCGCCCCGTACATTCAGAATGCGGTGGTGGGAAAAACCACAAGGCAAAACATTTGAAGAGATGTCGTTTGAGAGTAAATTTTCACTTCCGGATTATACCATTCCGCAACAAATTATTCCGGAAAACTATGTCTATCCGGAAGATGCTCCTATTGTCTTTTTTGGACATTATTGCAGGGGAAGGGGACCACATATTGTTAAGTCAAATATTTGCTGTGTCGATTCATGTGTAAATGGTACAAAAAAACTGACTGCTTACCGCTGGAATGGTGAAAAAACATTAAACAAAGAGAATTTGGTTCAGGTTGGAAGGTAG
- a CDS encoding DoxX family protein, with amino-acid sequence MKKYSVYLLTGLRILVGWHFLYEGIAKLMTPGWSAKLYLLGSRWVFSDVFHQMAESDGIMKIVDFMNIWGLILVGISLFLGLLTRWSSIAGALLLFFYFVAYPPIPGYTFGTVMEGSYVWVNKTLIEFFILLVFVFIPVGFLFGVDRLLTNWKEENASAPVPLEKDETSSLQRREVLRNLISVPFLGAFAYAAYKKQRWDSYEEKFLNAGETDAVSAATLKSFNFSSLADLKGEIPKGKIGDLDFSRLIMGGNLIGGWAHSRDLIYVSRLVKEYHNDERVIMTLQLAEKCGVDSIITNPSLGRIMNKYWHETGGKIKFISDCGDRDGFLEGIKRSQEVGASAMYCQGAIADRLAQNNDFETIRKGLELIRNYDKPAGIGAHKIETIEGCVERGIKPDFWVKTLHHHNYWSAHPDAEQHDNMFCFKPSQTIEFMNQLEEPWIAFKVLAAGAISPQEGFKFAFDNGADFICVGMYDFQIVEDCNMVVDSLANINRIRPWRG; translated from the coding sequence ATGAAAAAGTACTCAGTTTATTTATTAACGGGCTTAAGAATTTTGGTAGGCTGGCACTTTTTGTATGAAGGAATTGCCAAACTGATGACACCAGGTTGGAGCGCAAAATTGTACCTGCTAGGATCCAGATGGGTTTTTTCAGATGTTTTTCATCAGATGGCTGAATCAGATGGTATCATGAAAATTGTTGATTTTATGAATATTTGGGGGCTAATTCTGGTGGGGATCTCATTGTTTCTCGGATTGCTTACCCGTTGGTCCTCAATTGCAGGTGCTCTGTTGTTGTTTTTCTATTTTGTGGCTTATCCGCCTATTCCGGGTTATACTTTTGGAACGGTTATGGAAGGAAGCTATGTATGGGTAAACAAAACTTTGATTGAATTTTTTATTCTTTTGGTTTTTGTTTTTATTCCGGTTGGCTTTTTATTTGGGGTTGACCGTTTATTAACAAACTGGAAGGAGGAAAATGCCAGTGCTCCTGTTCCGTTGGAGAAGGATGAAACGAGTTCGCTGCAACGACGAGAGGTATTAAGAAATCTGATTAGTGTGCCTTTTCTGGGGGCTTTTGCCTATGCAGCTTATAAAAAACAGCGTTGGGATAGTTATGAAGAAAAGTTCTTAAATGCAGGCGAAACAGACGCTGTTTCCGCTGCAACATTGAAAAGCTTTAACTTTTCCTCTCTTGCTGATTTAAAAGGGGAAATTCCAAAAGGTAAAATTGGCGACCTTGATTTTAGCCGTCTGATTATGGGCGGAAACTTAATCGGAGGATGGGCGCATTCCCGCGATTTAATCTATGTTTCCAGGCTTGTTAAAGAATACCATAACGACGAACGTGTGATAATGACGCTGCAGCTGGCAGAAAAATGCGGTGTTGATTCAATCATAACCAACCCCTCATTGGGAAGAATTATGAACAAATACTGGCATGAAACCGGTGGCAAAATTAAGTTCATTTCAGACTGTGGTGACAGAGACGGGTTTTTGGAGGGGATAAAAAGGTCGCAAGAAGTTGGCGCATCTGCAATGTATTGCCAGGGTGCTATTGCCGACCGTTTGGCTCAAAATAACGATTTTGAAACCATTCGTAAAGGTCTGGAATTAATAAGGAATTATGACAAACCGGCAGGAATTGGCGCACATAAAATTGAAACGATAGAAGGTTGCGTTGAAAGGGGAATAAAACCTGATTTTTGGGTGAAAACCTTGCACCATCATAACTACTGGTCAGCACATCCCGATGCAGAACAGCACGATAATATGTTTTGTTTTAAACCAAGCCAAACCATAGAATTTATGAATCAGCTTGAAGAACCCTGGATTGCCTTTAAGGTGCTGGCAGCCGGTGCAATTTCTCCGCAAGAGGGATTTAAATTTGCTTTTGACAATGGTGCCGATTTTATTTGTGTGGGAATGTACGATTTTCAGATTGTTGAGGACTGCAATATGGTAGTTGATTCGCTTGCAAATATAAATCGAATCAGACCGTGGAGAGGATAA
- a CDS encoding OadG family protein — protein MGQNLGNVLSTMAVGMVTVFVILWLVVIIGNVIIRITNKYFPGVETVKTQRTQPSERSSSGKIAAIVAAVDIITNGNGHVAKITKV, from the coding sequence ATGGGACAAAATTTAGGAAATGTATTGTCGACAATGGCTGTTGGAATGGTCACGGTGTTTGTTATTCTCTGGTTGGTTGTGATAATCGGAAATGTGATAATAAGAATTACAAACAAATATTTTCCGGGAGTTGAGACTGTAAAAACACAGAGAACTCAACCTTCGGAAAGATCGTCATCAGGAAAAATCGCAGCTATTGTTGCGGCCGTTGATATTATAACCAACGGAAATGGACATGTAGCAAAAATAACAAAAGTATAA
- a CDS encoding biotin/lipoyl-containing protein gives MSKEIKFSLLYRDMWQSSGKYVPRVDQLLKVAPAIIDMGCFDRVETNGGGFEQINLLFGENPNVANRQWTQPFNDVGIQTHMLERALNGIRMSPVPADVRKLMYKVKKKQGTDIARSFCGLNDPRNLEGSIKYAKEGGMISQAALSLTISKVHTVEYYTNLANQLIEMGADEICIKDMAGIGRPAYLGKLVKNIKDSHPETVVQYHSHSGPGFAMASILEVARAGADYIDVGMEPLSWGTGHVDLLAVQAMLKDAGFSVPEINMKAYMEVRSLTQSFIDDFLGLYINPKNRLMNSLLIGPGLPGGMMGSLMADLENNLSSLNKWKAKRGQKELTQDDLLVKLFDEVEHIWPMLGYPPLVTPFSQYVKNLALMNVIQLEKGKERWSMIADNIWDMILGKSGKLPGELSPEIIKLAEKQGREFYTGNPQDLYPDNLESFKEEMKANNWDFGQDDEELFELAMHPEQYRAYKSGEAKAAFEADLAAKKAPKEEAKPVAKNGKAVAADSNGCEPRNLNIEVNGEKFVVKVSCGEGDKNGSANGKARVESAPLNGNGKINGNGNGSANLAEVIAPLEGKFFLTKDSSETAVKPGDNVNEGDVIGYIESMKTYNAIIAETSGKVVEVCLANGEVVEEDDVLLKLQ, from the coding sequence ATGTCAAAAGAAATCAAATTTAGCCTATTATACCGCGATATGTGGCAGTCTTCGGGGAAGTATGTGCCACGCGTAGATCAACTGTTAAAAGTTGCTCCTGCAATTATAGATATGGGATGTTTTGACCGCGTTGAAACCAATGGTGGGGGTTTTGAACAGATAAATCTCTTATTCGGGGAAAATCCAAATGTGGCAAACCGGCAATGGACACAACCTTTTAACGATGTTGGTATCCAAACCCATATGCTGGAAAGGGCTTTGAACGGAATTCGGATGAGTCCGGTGCCTGCTGATGTGCGTAAATTAATGTACAAAGTGAAAAAGAAGCAGGGAACAGATATCGCCCGTTCTTTTTGCGGTTTAAATGATCCAAGAAACCTGGAAGGTTCAATTAAATATGCCAAAGAAGGAGGAATGATTTCTCAGGCAGCATTGAGTTTGACTATTTCAAAAGTTCACACCGTTGAGTATTATACAAACCTTGCAAACCAATTGATCGAAATGGGAGCTGACGAGATTTGTATAAAAGATATGGCAGGGATTGGTCGTCCGGCCTACCTGGGTAAATTGGTGAAAAATATTAAAGACAGCCATCCGGAAACCGTTGTTCAGTATCATTCGCACTCCGGTCCCGGTTTTGCAATGGCCTCTATTTTGGAAGTAGCCCGTGCAGGAGCCGATTATATTGATGTGGGTATGGAACCGCTTTCATGGGGAACCGGACATGTCGATTTACTGGCTGTTCAGGCGATGTTAAAAGATGCAGGTTTCTCAGTGCCGGAAATTAATATGAAAGCATACATGGAAGTGCGTTCACTGACCCAGAGTTTTATCGACGACTTTTTAGGCCTATACATCAATCCAAAAAACAGGCTGATGAATTCGTTGTTGATTGGTCCCGGTTTGCCCGGTGGAATGATGGGAAGTTTGATGGCTGATTTGGAAAATAATCTGTCGAGTTTAAATAAATGGAAAGCCAAACGAGGCCAGAAAGAGCTTACTCAGGATGATCTGCTTGTTAAATTGTTTGACGAAGTAGAACACATTTGGCCAATGTTAGGATATCCTCCGCTGGTAACACCATTTAGCCAGTATGTGAAAAATCTGGCGCTGATGAATGTAATTCAGCTGGAAAAAGGAAAAGAGCGCTGGTCGATGATCGCTGACAATATCTGGGATATGATTTTGGGTAAATCAGGAAAATTACCCGGAGAATTGTCTCCCGAAATTATAAAGTTGGCTGAAAAGCAAGGCCGCGAATTCTATACTGGAAATCCACAGGATTTATATCCTGATAACCTGGAATCTTTCAAAGAAGAAATGAAAGCCAACAATTGGGATTTTGGCCAGGATGATGAAGAATTGTTTGAATTGGCAATGCACCCGGAACAGTACCGCGCATACAAGTCAGGCGAGGCAAAAGCTGCATTTGAAGCTGATTTGGCAGCGAAAAAAGCTCCGAAAGAGGAAGCCAAACCTGTTGCTAAAAATGGAAAAGCAGTTGCTGCAGATTCAAATGGCTGTGAGCCTCGTAACCTGAATATTGAAGTGAACGGAGAAAAATTTGTTGTTAAAGTTTCTTGTGGCGAGGGTGATAAAAATGGGTCAGCCAATGGAAAAGCCCGGGTGGAAAGTGCTCCGCTTAACGGAAACGGGAAAATCAATGGGAATGGTAATGGAAGCGCTAATCTTGCAGAAGTAATTGCACCGTTGGAAGGAAAATTCTTTTTAACCAAAGATTCATCGGAAACAGCTGTAAAACCAGGCGATAATGTAAACGAAGGAGATGTAATCGGATACATTGAATCGATGAAAACTTACAATGCCATTATCGCAGAAACCTCGGGAAAGGTAGTTGAGGTATGTTTGGCAAACGGAGAAGTAGTTGAAGAAGATGATGTACTTTTAAAGTTGCAGTAA
- a CDS encoding sodium ion-translocating decarboxylase subunit beta, whose translation MQDIFLRLFEMTALGDITFKTVIMWVIAFVLLYLGIKKKYEPLLLVPIGFGVLLANFPGANMGIVPSDFVELDAGRYKNLFEIAHDYGIMNYLYYSLIKTGFLPPIIFMGVGALTDFGPMLRNLRLAFFGAAAQIGIFTVMIAAIYMGFTIKEAASLGIIGGADGPTAIYTTIMLAPHLLGPIAIAAYSYMALVPVIIPLVAKTLMNKKEFTISMKEMDKKYPPKHQIKNLKTVKIVFPIALGTVVAILVPSSVPLLGMLLFGNLVKEIGTSTSRLSEAATGPIMNTATIFLGLAVGATMTSDVFLTPKTLGIVVGGFIAFAISISGGILAVKVYNIFSKKKINPLVGATGLSAVPMASRVANELALKYDPKNHILQYCMASNISGVIGSAVAAGVLISLV comes from the coding sequence ATGCAGGATATTTTTTTGAGATTGTTTGAAATGACCGCTTTGGGAGACATTACATTCAAAACGGTTATTATGTGGGTTATAGCATTTGTTTTGCTGTATTTGGGAATTAAAAAGAAGTACGAACCGTTATTGCTTGTTCCGATTGGTTTTGGCGTATTACTGGCCAATTTCCCCGGAGCAAACATGGGAATTGTTCCGTCCGATTTTGTTGAACTTGATGCGGGAAGGTATAAGAACCTGTTCGAAATTGCCCACGATTACGGAATTATGAATTACCTGTATTATTCTCTGATTAAAACAGGTTTCCTTCCGCCTATTATTTTTATGGGCGTAGGGGCTCTAACCGATTTTGGACCGATGTTACGAAACCTGAGACTTGCTTTCTTTGGGGCTGCGGCTCAAATCGGAATCTTTACGGTTATGATTGCCGCGATATACATGGGATTTACCATAAAAGAAGCAGCCTCACTTGGAATTATCGGTGGTGCCGACGGACCAACTGCAATTTACACAACCATTATGTTGGCTCCGCATCTGCTCGGGCCAATTGCAATTGCCGCGTATTCCTACATGGCGTTGGTGCCGGTAATTATTCCCTTGGTGGCAAAGACTCTAATGAATAAAAAGGAGTTTACGATTAGTATGAAGGAAATGGATAAAAAGTATCCGCCAAAACATCAGATTAAAAACCTGAAAACAGTAAAAATAGTCTTCCCGATTGCACTCGGAACAGTTGTAGCTATTTTGGTTCCTTCGTCAGTACCACTTTTGGGGATGTTGCTTTTTGGTAACCTTGTAAAGGAAATTGGGACTTCAACAAGTCGTTTGTCAGAAGCAGCAACCGGACCAATTATGAATACAGCGACTATTTTTCTTGGGCTGGCAGTGGGAGCTACAATGACTTCGGACGTTTTTCTTACACCTAAAACACTGGGAATTGTGGTTGGTGGTTTTATTGCCTTTGCAATATCAATTAGCGGAGGTATTTTGGCGGTGAAAGTGTACAATATTTTTTCCAAAAAGAAAATTAATCCACTTGTAGGCGCAACCGGATTAAGCGCTGTTCCGATGGCGTCGCGTGTAGCAAATGAACTGGCTTTAAAATATGACCCGAAAAACCATATTTTACAGTACTGCATGGCGAGCAACATATCAGGTGTTATTGGTTCAGCTGTTGCAGCCGGGGTATTAATTTCTTTGGTTTAA
- the argF gene encoding ornithine carbamoyltransferase, translating into MAINLENRSFLKLLDFTPEEIYYLLELAEDLKYAKKSQTEDRLLKGKNIALIFEKASTRTRCAFEVAAYDQGAHVTYLGPTGSQIGQKESMKDTARVLGRMYDAIEYRGFGQNVVEELAKHAGVPVWNGLTNEFHPTQILADFLTIKEHSNKPFSEIKLCYLGDARNNMGNSLMVGAAKLGMDFKAAAPKNCQPSGELQNECLKIARTTGAKITVSENVEKAVKDCDFLYTDVWVSMGEPQEVWADRIQMLLPYQVNTNVIKSTGNPNVKFLHCLPAFHNRDTKIGEEIYQKFGIDAMEVTEEVFESKASVVFDQAENRLHTIKAVMVATLT; encoded by the coding sequence ATGGCCATTAACCTTGAAAACCGGAGCTTTTTAAAATTACTTGACTTTACACCGGAGGAAATTTATTACCTGTTGGAACTTGCCGAAGATTTGAAATACGCAAAAAAAAGCCAGACAGAAGATCGTCTATTAAAAGGAAAAAATATAGCTCTCATTTTTGAAAAAGCATCAACACGCACACGCTGTGCTTTTGAAGTAGCTGCCTACGACCAGGGAGCTCATGTTACGTATCTTGGTCCAACCGGTTCGCAAATTGGTCAAAAAGAATCGATGAAGGACACCGCACGGGTTTTGGGCAGAATGTATGATGCAATTGAATACCGCGGATTTGGACAAAATGTTGTTGAGGAACTGGCAAAACATGCAGGTGTTCCGGTTTGGAACGGATTGACAAATGAATTTCACCCTACTCAGATTCTGGCTGATTTTCTTACCATAAAAGAACACTCAAACAAGCCTTTTTCTGAGATAAAACTCTGCTATCTAGGAGATGCAAGAAATAATATGGGCAATTCATTGATGGTGGGAGCGGCAAAACTTGGAATGGATTTCAAGGCGGCTGCGCCAAAAAACTGTCAACCTTCGGGGGAACTTCAAAACGAATGTCTTAAAATTGCCAGAACTACGGGAGCAAAAATAACCGTTTCAGAGAACGTTGAGAAAGCGGTAAAAGATTGCGACTTTTTATATACCGATGTATGGGTCTCAATGGGTGAACCTCAGGAAGTTTGGGCCGATCGGATTCAAATGCTTCTCCCCTACCAGGTCAACACAAATGTGATAAAATCAACCGGAAATCCGAATGTGAAATTTCTGCATTGTTTACCTGCTTTTCACAACCGTGATACAAAAATCGGTGAAGAAATTTATCAGAAATTTGGTATCGATGCCATGGAGGTAACAGAAGAAGTTTTTGAAAGCAAAGCTTCTGTTGTTTTTGACCAGGCTGAAAACCGACTTCACACAATAAAAGCGGTGATGGTAGCAACATTGACTTAA
- the arcC gene encoding carbamate kinase encodes MKKLAVVALGGNAILRDNEEGTIEQQEQNSTETLENLVHLINDGYELVITHGNGPQVGNILMRNDAGEQVYNIAPMPLDICVADSQGGIGYMLERMMRNVLKQHGIQKNIITMVTLVEVDRNDPAFSDPSKRIGKLYTREEADRLTKEKKWTFKTTTKAEGKYRRVVPSPVPLEIINKDTIESLVRKGNIVIAAGGGGIPVYYDDEKNVRTLDAVIDKDMASSLLATNINADELYILTDVSFIYKNFGEPNQEKLEFLDYVDTLKYLEMGTFSEGTMEPKIKACLNFVKNGGKKSVITEAKKLEDKSFGSKITMEYEK; translated from the coding sequence ATGAAAAAACTGGCAGTTGTAGCTCTTGGTGGCAATGCCATTTTAAGGGATAACGAGGAAGGAACAATTGAACAGCAGGAACAGAATTCTACCGAGACACTGGAAAACCTTGTTCATCTGATAAATGATGGTTATGAGCTGGTTATAACGCACGGAAACGGCCCCCAGGTAGGAAATATTTTGATGCGTAATGATGCCGGTGAACAAGTTTATAATATTGCCCCGATGCCACTTGATATATGTGTTGCCGATTCGCAGGGAGGGATTGGCTACATGCTTGAGAGGATGATGCGGAATGTGCTCAAACAGCATGGTATTCAGAAGAATATTATTACAATGGTAACACTGGTTGAAGTAGACCGGAATGATCCGGCATTTTCAGATCCGTCAAAAAGAATTGGGAAACTATATACCCGGGAAGAAGCTGACAGGCTGACTAAAGAAAAAAAATGGACTTTTAAAACCACAACAAAAGCTGAAGGCAAATACAGAAGGGTTGTTCCCTCGCCTGTTCCGCTGGAGATAATAAATAAAGACACGATTGAATCGTTGGTCAGAAAAGGCAACATTGTTATTGCTGCAGGGGGCGGAGGAATTCCCGTATACTATGATGACGAGAAAAATGTAAGAACACTGGATGCTGTAATCGATAAAGATATGGCTTCAAGCTTGCTGGCGACCAACATAAATGCCGACGAGCTTTATATTCTTACCGATGTTTCGTTTATTTATAAAAACTTTGGAGAACCAAACCAGGAAAAACTCGAGTTTTTAGATTATGTTGATACGCTAAAATATCTTGAGATGGGGACATTCTCAGAAGGAACAATGGAACCCAAAATTAAAGCATGTCTCAATTTTGTAAAAAACGGGGGCAAAAAGAGTGTGATAACTGAAGCCAAAAAACTGGAAGACAAATCGTTTGGTTCGAAAATAACAATGGAATACGAAAAGTAA